DNA from Magnetococcus sp. PR-3:
TCACCCTTCAAGAAGAGCTTGGTGGCTTCACGACGGCAAAGGCGACACTTGGAACCAAGATAACGAGCCATTTTTTCAGATGCTCCTTACAGAGAGTGACCGATCACACACGACGCCGCTTAGGAGGGCGGCAACCGTTGTGGGGGATGGGCGTCACATCCTGTACATGGGAAATGTTGAAACCGATGGAGGCCAGGGCACGCAGGGCCGATTCACGACCGCTTCCGGGACCCTTCAGACGCACTTCCAGGTTACGCATCCCATGATCCATGGCTTTCTTACCGGCATTTTCAGCAGCCATCTGTGCAGCAAACGGGGTGGACTTACGTGAGCCCTTAAAACCCTGTGCACCGGCGCTTCCCCAGGAAACAGCGTTTCCGTGGGTATCGGTAATGGTGATCAATGTGTTGTTAAATGTAGAGCGAATATGTGCGATACCGCTGGCAATATTCTTACGCTCTTTCTTCTTGGTGCGGGCACCCTTTTGGGCCTTGGCCATGACTCTACCTCAGCTTATTTCTTCTTGCCCGCGATGGGCTTACGTGGACCCTTACGGGTACGTGCATTCGTATGGGTACGCTGACCGCGACAGGGAAGACCCCGACGATGGCGCAAACCACGATAGCAACCTAGGTCCATCAGACGCTTGACATTCATGGCAATCTGACGGCGCAGGTCACCTTCAACCGTGTGGTTGTTGTCGATGATGTCGCGCAAACGCGCAACTTCAGCATCGGTTAGATCGGACACGCGAACCTGGGACTCAATGCCCGCCTCTTGGGCGATCCGCTTGGCGCCGTCACGACCGATGCCGTAGATGTATGTGAGCGCGATTTCAACGCGCTTGTTAACAGGTATGTTAACACCAGCAATACGGGCCACTAGACACTCCTCCGGCCAGTTCGAATCTCTAATAATACTCGACGAAAAGACGGGAACTATACACAAACTGTTCCAACTTATCAATCGAATTTTTCAGGTGTGGCACTGCACTGTCATAAAACAGTGCGCCACCCTTGTGTTTTCTTCCGCTTATAAGCGCTTAGGGCTTAGCCCTGGCGTTGCTTATGGCGGGGGTTCTTGCAGATCACACGCACGCTACCGTTGCGGCGGATCACTTTGCAGTCTTTACAGATCGGTTTAACCGAGGCGCGTACTTTCATTTTTCCTACTCCAACATTTTCGTTAGGGAGAAGAGCTTGTAGCAGCCCCTCTTAGCGCCCTTTAATCTTTGCCTTCTTCATCAAACCCTCATATTGACGGCTGATCAGGAAGGACTGAATCTGTGAGGTAGTATCCATCGTCACACCAACAACGATGAGCATGGATGTACCACCAAAGTAGAACGGAACGTTGTATTCAGCGATCAGGATCTCAGGCAACAAACAGACTGCTGTTACGTAGAGCGCCCCAACCAAGGTAAGACGGCTTAAAATCTTATCCAGGTAATCCGAAGTCCGTTTACCGGGACGAATACCGGGAATAAACCCACCATACTTACGAAGGTTGTCTGCTGTCTCTTCAGGATTGAAAACAATCGCTGTATAGAAGAAACAGAAGAACAAAATAGCTGCTGAATAAAACACCATGTAGCCAAGCTGACCTGGTGAGAACATTGCCGCAAAATCTCTAAACCCTTCCCAGGGCATG
Protein-coding regions in this window:
- the rpsK gene encoding 30S ribosomal protein S11, whose protein sequence is MAKAQKGARTKKKERKNIASGIAHIRSTFNNTLITITDTHGNAVSWGSAGAQGFKGSRKSTPFAAQMAAENAGKKAMDHGMRNLEVRLKGPGSGRESALRALASIGFNISHVQDVTPIPHNGCRPPKRRRV
- the rpsM gene encoding 30S ribosomal protein S13, translated to MARIAGVNIPVNKRVEIALTYIYGIGRDGAKRIAQEAGIESQVRVSDLTDAEVARLRDIIDNNHTVEGDLRRQIAMNVKRLMDLGCYRGLRHRRGLPCRGQRTHTNARTRKGPRKPIAGKKK
- the rpmJ gene encoding 50S ribosomal protein L36, whose protein sequence is MKVRASVKPICKDCKVIRRNGSVRVICKNPRHKQRQG